Proteins encoded within one genomic window of Salipaludibacillus agaradhaerens:
- a CDS encoding MBL fold metallo-hydrolase → MMKIIKVSQHVYKIEAWFLLKMSAWLVKANNGVYIVDTGMPFMGNRIIKEAEKLGELKAILLTHGHSDHVGGLKKILDKHNLPVYSHVMDIKYMEGREPFPGRKKKEHLVEPGIVKPLKQNEDGTLEAVENLVPYHTPGHSPGHVSYYHTLDRVLIGGDLFTSKGGKLRQPIKMFTADMSQAIESGKIVKELKPEVVSICHGSDIKQPHNQINAYLQM, encoded by the coding sequence ATGATGAAAATAATCAAGGTCTCACAACACGTTTACAAAATTGAAGCTTGGTTTCTACTGAAAATGAGCGCTTGGCTAGTAAAGGCTAATAATGGGGTTTATATAGTGGATACGGGCATGCCATTTATGGGAAATCGCATTATAAAAGAGGCAGAGAAGTTAGGGGAATTGAAAGCCATTTTATTAACGCATGGACACTCTGATCATGTGGGAGGATTAAAGAAAATACTAGATAAACATAACTTGCCAGTTTATAGTCACGTTATGGATATAAAGTACATGGAAGGAAGAGAACCATTTCCAGGACGTAAGAAGAAGGAACATCTTGTTGAACCGGGGATTGTAAAACCGTTAAAACAGAATGAAGATGGGACGTTAGAAGCTGTTGAGAATCTAGTACCCTATCATACACCAGGTCATTCTCCAGGACACGTCAGTTATTATCATACACTAGATCGCGTCCTTATAGGAGGGGATTTATTTACTTCAAAGGGAGGTAAACTTAGGCAACCAATTAAAATGTTCACTGCTGATATGAGCCAAGCGATAGAAAGTGGGAAAATCGTTAAGGAATTAAAACCTGAAGTTGTAAGTATATGTCATGGGTCTGATATTAAACAACCTCATAATCAAATTAACGCATATCTACAAATGTAA